Proteins from one Osmerus mordax isolate fOsmMor3 chromosome 21, fOsmMor3.pri, whole genome shotgun sequence genomic window:
- the dusp5 gene encoding dual specificity protein phosphatase 5, whose translation MKISSIDCRRLKKIIRKECGSCLIVDCRPYFSFSNSNIKGSVNVNLNSVVVRRSRGGPVPLQFVIPDEKALLRLREGSISAVVAVDDRTPHLQKLKKDSIAQIVINSLSHLASGANICFLKGGYENFQSQYPELCTEVKTVDQSGTETEKKVNSHCEKLGSYHKPDYDQGKPVEILPYLFLGSAYHASRQDYLGDLRITALLNVSRRDMRPAKGHYDYKWIPVEDSHTADISSHFQEAIEFIDRVKLSGGKVLVHCEAGISRSPTICMAYIMRTERRQLEEAFDIIKQRRELISPNFSFMGQLLQFESEVLSSTPAAVAATPSGSPVAASFFSGNFAFDDDFEASSVFALPTSFLAPLPLQSPVHHQFKLSPITALP comes from the exons ATGAAAATCTCAAGCATAGATTGCCGCCGTCTGAAGAAAATCATCAGGAAGGAATGTGGAAGCTGTCTGATTGTGGATTGCCGACCTTATTTTTCTTTTTCGAACTCTAATATTAAAGGTTCGGTAAATGTCAACCTGAACTCGGTTGTTGTCCGGAGGTCAAGAGGGGGGCCGGTACCTCTTCAGTTTGTCATTCCGGATGAAAAAGCGTTGTTACGGCTTCGAGAAGGGAGCATATCGGCCGTTGTGGCCGTGGACGACCGGACACCTCATTTGCAAAAACTGAAAAAGGACAGTATCGCACAGATTGTGATAAACAGTCTCTCTCATCTAGCGAGTGGAGCAAACATCTGTTTTCTTAAAG GAGGATACGAGAACTTCCAGTCCCAGTACCCTGAACTCTGCACTGAGGTGAAAACCGTCGACCAGAGCGGAACTGAAACCGAAAAAAAGGTTAACAGCCATTGTGAGAAGCTGGGCTCTTACCACAAACCAGATTATGATCAG GGCAAGCCGGTGGAGATCCTGCCGTACCTCTTCCTCGGCAGTGCCTACCACGCCTCCAGGCAGGACTACCTCGGCGACCTGCGCATCACGGCCCTGCTCAACGTCTCACGCAGGGACATGAGGCCCGCCAAGGGACACTACGACTACAAGTGGATCCCCGTGGAGGACAGCCACACGGCTGACATCAGCTCCCACTTCCAAGAAGCTATCGAGTTTATCG atcgGGTGAAGCTGTCCGGCGGCAAGGTCCTGGTCCACTGCGAAGCCGGCATCTCCAGGTCGCCCACCATCTGCATGGCGTACATCATGAGGACTGAGCGGAGGCAGTTGGAGGAAGCCTTCGACATCATCAAGCAGCGACGCGAACTCATCTCGCCCAACTTCAGCTTCATGGGCCAGCTGCTGCAGTTCGAGTCCGAGGTCCTGTCCTCCACGCCCGCGGCCGTGGCGGCCACGCCGTCCGGGTCACCGGTAGCGGCGTCGTTCTTCTCAGGCAACTTCGCCTTCGATGACGACTTTGAGGCGTCGTCCGTTTTCGCCCTCCCTACCTCTTTCCttgccccccttcccctccaatCACCAGTCCACCACCAGTTTAAACTGAGCCCAATAACTGCATTGCcttaa